One region of Drosophila subobscura isolate 14011-0131.10 chromosome J, UCBerk_Dsub_1.0, whole genome shotgun sequence genomic DNA includes:
- the LOC117894160 gene encoding probable helicase with zinc finger domain isoform X4, which produces MAAEKEMLAHDMVRRRNWARAAALYDQLISAAPGSAQSTRVQKDQQIACLLGRCECLLELGKYEGCLADAYKVLTLLAEQTECLASVSRARRWLVHALFKMHKYGDAEIFLSKWINELSGQQIFSDISKTLERYKSIIQMIMNGQHKAQAQKIPHARLEDEMAILDTKLDHWATNNLPLDKYSKLLSNKGLKKREQQQQQQHQQQQNGTGSGSGSYASSSSNSSTGSSSTISSSNSNLHKTNDLLAAMKLTAGKHQPASADGPSLDAASGGDQAAPSTTCSYCAINFLTRNELRQHCQTEAHQKVIMSDEGRDWKWRPPPRGYTLDTYSLCETFSDAHTCHYGAQCVEAHGQDELNEWKERFEYRRMRVQKACEKELYGKSYTEQVLERWIQATAPERVMCERVPEIDAKCEQQLVTSISSKTSKREWLFQLETKQPLKAVALLQDAHRNHFALKSIKLGTTEASASAQVELKSDQEWVAAAAAAATAIETQPTEGEEESPQPATLNYEVTVEFRTEIYGTFRQAICFDVGQEPLLVRHLCVDVLPVNDAEKIEEIKRDIINSSATRWDVANTQLTRFETTIGTHLKTEAYLSDLDHERELLERYPCPLAATFTLTQSTIVEKRLTQNNYRSRIHELLYVEEIARYEQIARYNVRTRLTVASNYILTPAGMATSTAKYSLAGELFALMRLGKDISEDTSPGRLILSNCSSVYISAPEDAGRRPSTSSVSASASASAFDQTRPVYEALIEDKGKNVIYLKLSAKCVEAMALQADTELDVDIQFQLNRMPYCEWHNAVDKITDFRLIFPATELEPNIPWTPKKQWADACEPKLNAKQREAVNAITTALSIKLPPILLIGPFGTGKTYTLAQAIKQLLAQPEAKILICTHSNSAADLYIKEYLHPWIEEGLEEATPLRVYYHKRWSATVNGVVQKYCITDGVGNFKRPTLEDIMRHRIVVVTLSISMELATLGLPKGLFTHIFLDEAAQAMECEAIMPLALANDSTRIVLAGDHMQMSPELFSAFAKERKLHISLLERLYDHYPSNFPCKILLCENYRAHEAIIRFTSELFYEQKLVASGKQPRHERFYPLTFFTTRGEDVQDKNSTAFYNNAEVYEVVERVSELRKRWPSAWGKLNDTSIGIMTPYADQVFRIRSELRKRRMGGISVERVLNVQGKQFRAVFLSTVRTRRTCMPQGSGPGVACAATIGDADTDYGFLSNSKLLNTAITRAQSLVAVVGDPVALCSIGRCRKVWERFIEICDEHKSLFGLTWSNLRSQLDGVELKRGYVLNPLAPEFVPRALQPEAYLRDQAALYLNGPQHGHGSHAPPGPPAHYANAAGMLGPGPAAAHQMNQMAAAMAANQQLSHMYSTHMAAMMAAAAAVSGGKSANGPVPGPPPHYGGGGHMGMRGPPPNGAPQPPHLRGMPGPGPPGPPPPGGPPPPPYGQYAAMQHWRPPIAPQQQPGVQGQGQGQPQNPNASLWGPPPQTNPWSVLPPNKQQQQPPSVAAPGRGPGPGPGPGPGAHQPPPNSSANNLGGVTSNFMAGNPLLNDKPYNNLNMHINVGSNNAGVAGTNGLLSNGNSVPLYRRQALTGNGTGIGNSCNNMPGLDTSTNLIEALFHANNAVADHSVKSSDHVQGLLYNNFNALKGGHEMDLFQSMPLPVPHSEANNHHHQQQQASSAATTYAAVLSQGPQAASASSGVGVGQTQSQAQAAPTAKSSQAGIELLEKDPFAAIRELGQATTGFYNYFQ; this is translated from the exons ATGGCTGCTGAAAAGGAGATGCTGGCCCACGACATGGTCCGAAGACGGAACTGGGCCCGAGCTGCGGCACTCTACGATCAGCTGATTTCCGCAGCTCCAGGATCAGCACAGTCGACGCGGGTGCAGAAGGATCAGCAGATTGCCTGCCTCTTAGGCCGCTGCGAGTgtctgctggagctgggcaaATACGAGGGCTGCCTGGCCGATGCCTACAAGGTGCTCACCCTGTTGGCCGAGCAGACAGAGTGCCTGGCCAGTGTCTCGCGTGCGCGTCGCTGGCTCGTCCATGCTTTGTTCAAGATGCACAAGTATGGG GATGCCGAGATCTTTTTGAGCAAGTGGATTAACGAGCTGAGCGGCCAGCAAATATTCTCGGACATATCCAAGACCCTGGAGCGCTACAAGTCCATCATCCAGATGATTATGAATGGTCAGCACAAGGCCCAGGCGCAGAAGATACCGCATGCCCGACTGGAGGATGAAATGGCCATACTGGACACCAAACTGGACCACTGGGCCACCAACAACCTGCCCCTGGACAAGTACAGCAAGCTGCTCAGCAACAAGGGTCTCAAGAAGcgcgaacagcagcagcagcaacaacatcagcagcagcaaaatggaacgggcagtggcagcggcagctatgcgagcagcagtagcaacagcagcactggcagcagcagcaccatttCTAGTTCCAACTCAAATCTGCACAAGACCAACGACCTGTTGGCGGCCATGAAGCTCACGGCTGGCAAGCACCAGCCGGCGTCGGCTGATGGACCCAGCCTTGATGCGGCATCCGGCGGGGATCAGGCGGCGCCCTCGACCACTTGCAGCTACTGCGCCATAAATTTCCTGACGAGAAATGAGCTGCGGCAGCACTGCCAGACCGAGGCCCATCAAAAGGTGATCATGAGCGATGAGG GACGAGACTGGAAATGGCGGCCGCCACCTCGTGGCTACACCCTGGACACGTACAGCCTCTGCGAGACGTTTAGCGATGCGCACACCTGCCACTACGGGGCACAGTGTGTGGAGGCGCACGGCCAGGACGAGCTGAATGAGTGGAAGGAGCGCTTCGAGTACCGCCGTATGCGGGTGCAAAAGGCCTGCGAGAAGGAGCTCTACGGCAAGTCGTACACGGAGCAGGTGTTGGAGCGGTGGATCCAGGCGACGGCGCCGGAGAGAGTGATGTGCGAGCGAGTGCCGGAGATAGATGCCAAGTGCGAGCAGCAGCTAGTGACCAGCATCAGCTCGAAGACCTCCAAGCGCGAGTGGCTTTTCCAGCTGGAGACGAAGCAGCCGCTCAAGGCGGTGGCATTGCTGCAGGATGCCCATCGTAATCACTTTGCGCTCAAGTCGATCAAGCTGGGCACGACCGAGGCCTCAGCCTCGGCTCAAGTGGAGCTCAAGTCTGACCAGGAgtgggtggcagcagcagcagccgcggccACCGCCATCGAAACACAGCCGACGGAAGGAGAAGAGGAGTCTCCACAGCCTGCTACACTGAACTACGAGGTAACCGTTGAATTTCGTACGGAAATCTACGGAACGTTTAGGCAGGCCATCTGCTTCGATGTGGGTCAGGAGCCGCTGCTGGTGAGGCACTTGTGCGTGGACGTGCTGCCTGTGAACGATGCGGAGAAGATCGAGGAGATCAAGCGTGATATAATAAACAGCTCGGCCACCCGCTGGGACGTGGCCAACACCCAGCTGACGCGCTTCGAGACCACCATCGGTACCCACCTGAAAACCGAGGCGTATCTAAGCGATCTTGACCACGAGCGGGAGCTGCTCGAGCGCTATCCTTGTCCCCTGGCGGCCACCTTTACCCTCACCCAATCCACGATCGTTGAGAAGCGTCTGACTCAGAACAACTATCGGTCCCGCATCCACGAGCTGCTCTACGTAGAGGAGATTGCCCGCTACGAGCAGATAGCTCGCTACAATGTCCGCACGCGGCTAACAGTGGCCTCCAACTACATTCTGACTCCCGCGGGTATGGCCACAAGCACGGCCAAGTACTCGCTAGCTGGGGAACTGTTTGCCCTGATGCGGCTGGGCAAGGATATATCGGAGGACACTTCGCCGGGACGCCTGATCCtctccaactgcagcagcgtgTACATCTCGGCTCCGGAGGATGCCGGAAGAAGACCTTCGACTTCCTCCgtctccgcctctgcctctgcctccgcctttGATCAGACGCGACCCGTGTACGAGGCCCTCATCGAGGACAAAGGCAAGAACGTGATCTACTTAAAGCTGTCGGCCAAGTGCGTAGAGGCCATGGCCTTGCAGGCTGACACAGAGCTGGACGTGGATATCCAGTTCCAGCTTAACCGCATGCCCTACTGTGAGTGGCACAACGCCGTCGACAAGATCACCGACTTCCGCCTGATCTTCCCTGCCACGGAGCTGGAGCCTAACATCCCATGGACTCCCAAGAAACAGTGGGCCGATGCGTGCGAGCCCAAGCTGAATGCCAAGCAGCGGGAGGCCGTCAATGCCATCACCACGGCGCTGAGCATCAAGCTGCCGCCGATCCTGCTGATCGGACCCTTTGGCACGGGCAAAACCTACACGCTGGCGCAGGCcatcaagcagctgctggcccagcCGGAGGCCAAGATACTCATCTGCACGCACTCCAACTCAGCGGCGGATCTGTACATTAAGGAGTACCTGCACCCGTGGATTGAGGAGGGTCTCGAGGAGGCCACACCGCTGCGAGTCTACTACCACAAGCGCTGGTCCGCGACAGTTAATGGCGTTGTCCAGAAGTACTGCATCACGGACGGCGTCGGGAACTTCAAGCGTCCCACGCTAGAGGACATCATGCGGCATCGCATTGTGGTCGTGACGCTCAGCATCAGTATGGAGCTGGCTACGCTGGGGCTCCCCAAGGGCCTGTTCACACACATCTTCCTGGACGAGGCGGCCCAGGCCATGGAGTGCGAAGCCATTATGccgctggccctggccaacgACTCCACGCGCATCGTCCTGGCCGGAGACCACATGCAGATGAGCCCCGAGCTGTTCTCAGCCTTCGCCAAGGAGCGTAAGCTCCACATCTCACTGCTGGAGCGACTCTACGACCACTACCCATCGAATTTCCCCTGCAAGATCCTGTTATGCGAGAACTACCGCGCCCACGAGGCCATCATCCGCTTCACCTCGGAGCTCTTCTATGAGCAGAAGCTGGTGGCGTCCGGCAAACAGCCGCGCCATGAGCGCTTCTACCCGCTCACCTTCTTCACCACGCGGGGCGAGGATGTGCAGGACAAGAATTCGACGGCCTTCTACAACAATGCCGAGGTATACGAGGTCGTCGAGCGGGTCTCCGAGCTACGGAAGCGCTGGCCTAGCGCCTGGGGCAAACTCAACGACACCAGCATCGGCATTATGACTCCCTATGCAGACCAAGTGTTTCGCATCCGCTCGGAGTTGCGCAAGCGTCGCATGGGCGGCATCTCTGTGGAGCGCGTGCTCAATGTCCAGGGAAAACAGTTCCGTGCCGTCTTCCTGTCTACGGTGCGGACTAGGCGCACCTGCATGCCGCAGGGAAGCGGACCTGGAGTTGCCTGTGCCGCCACCATCGGAGACGCCGACACGGACTACGGTTTCCTGAGCAACTCAAAGCTGCTGAACACGGCCATCACCCGCGCCCAGTCGCTCGTGGCGGTCGTGGGCGACCCCGTGGCCCTCTGCTCGATCGGACGCTGCCGCAAGGTCTGGGAGCGCTTCATCGAGATCTGTGACGAGCACAAGTCTCTGTTTGGTCTGACCTGGTCGAACCTGCGCTCCCAGCTAGACGGGGTGGAGCTGAAGCGCGGCTACGTGCTAAATCCCTTGGCTCCGGAGTTCGTTCCACGCGCCCTGCAGCCAGAGGCCTATTTGCGGGACCAGGCGGCCCTCTATCTAAACGGACCGCAGCACGGACACGGAAGCCACGCGCCTCCGGGTCCCCCGGCCCACTATGCTAACGCAGCAGGAATGCTCGGACCTGGGCCAGCGGCTGCTCATCAGATGAACCAGATGGCCGCTGCTATGGCTGCCAACCAGCAGCTCTCGCACATGTACTCCACCCACATGGCAGCCATGATGGCCGCGGCAGCCGCCGTGAGCGGGGGAAAATCTGCCAACGGCCCAGTCCCGGGTCCACCTCCTCACTACGGTGGTGGGGGACACATGGGAATGCGAGGACCTCCACCCAATGGGGCGCCACAACCGCCCCATCTGCGGGGAATGCCCGGTCCCGGACCGCCGGGACCTCCTCCGCCAGGTGGACCTCCACCGCCACCCTATGGTCAGTATGCAGCAATGCAGCACTGGCGTCCACCCATTGcaccgcaacagcagccgggCGTGCAGGGGCAAGGACAAGGGCAGCCCCAGAATCCCAATGCCAGTCTCTGGGGTCCGCCGCCGCAGACGAATCCTTGGAGCGTGCTGCCTCcgaacaagcagcagcagcaaccgccaTCGGTAGCTGCTCCTGGAcgaggaccaggaccag GACCAGGCCCTGGACCTGGAGCACATCAGCCTCCGCCCAATAGTAGCGCCAACAACTTAGGAGGCGTCACTTCGAACTTTATGG CTGGCAATCCTCTGCTAAATGACAAGCCATACAACAACCTGAACATGCATATTAACGTGGGATCGAACAACGCTGGAGTTGCCGGCACCAATGGACTGTTGAGCAATGGAAACTCAGTTCCGCTTTACCGACGTCAGGCCCTGACCGGgaatggcactggcattggaaacagctgcaacaacatgCCCGGACTGGACACGAGTACCAATCTAATTGAGGCCCTGTTCCACGCAAACAACGCTGTGGCGGATCACTCCGTGAAGTCTTCCGACCATGTGCAAGGCTTGCTGtacaacaattttaatgcgcTAAAAGGCGGGCACGAAATGGACCTGTTCCAGTCCAtgccgctgccagtgccacactCGGAGGCCAACAAccatcatcaccagcagcagcaggcctcTTCCGCAGCCACCACCTATGCGGCGGTGTTGAGTCAGGGCCCACAGGCGGCATCGGCGTCTAGTGGAGTGGGAGTAGGGCAGACGCAGTCGCAGGCGCAGGCCGCTCCTACGGCTAAATCTTCGCAGGCGGGCAtcgagctgctggagaaggaTCCCTTCGCCGCCATACGGGAGCTGGGCCAGGCCACAACTGGATTCTACAACTATTTTCAGTGA
- the LOC117894160 gene encoding probable helicase with zinc finger domain isoform X3, giving the protein MAAEKEMLAHDMVRRRNWARAAALYDQLISAAPGSAQSTRVQKDQQIACLLGRCECLLELGKYEGCLADAYKVLTLLAEQTECLASVSRARRWLVHALFKMHKYGDAEIFLSKWINELSGQQIFSDISKTLERYKSIIQMIMNGQHKAQAQKIPHARLEDEMAILDTKLDHWATNNLPLDKYSKLLSNKGLKKREQQQQQQHQQQQNGTGSGSGSYASSSSNSSTGSSSTISSSNSNLHKTNDLLAAMKLTAGKHQPASADGPSLDAASGGDQAAPSTTCSYCAINFLTRNELRQHCQTEAHQKVIMSDEGRDWKWRPPPRGYTLDTYSLCETFSDAHTCHYGAQCVEAHGQDELNEWKERFEYRRMRVQKACEKELYGKSYTEQVLERWIQATAPERVMCERVPEIDAKCEQQLVTSISSKTSKREWLFQLETKQPLKAVALLQDAHRNHFALKSIKLGTTEASASAQVELKSDQEWVAAAAAAATAIETQPTEGEEESPQPATLNYEVTVEFRTEIYGTFRQAICFDVGQEPLLVRHLCVDVLPVNDAEKIEEIKRDIINSSATRWDVANTQLTRFETTIGTHLKTEAYLSDLDHERELLERYPCPLAATFTLTQSTIVEKRLTQNNYRSRIHELLYVEEIARYEQIARYNVRTRLTVASNYILTPAGMATSTAKYSLAGELFALMRLGKDISEDTSPGRLILSNCSSVYISAPEDAGRRPSTSSVSASASASAFDQTRPVYEALIEDKGKNVIYLKLSAKCVEAMALQADTELDVDIQFQLNRMPYCEWHNAVDKITDFRLIFPATELEPNIPWTPKKQWADACEPKLNAKQREAVNAITTALSIKLPPILLIGPFGTGKTYTLAQAIKQLLAQPEAKILICTHSNSAADLYIKEYLHPWIEEGLEEATPLRVYYHKRWSATVNGVVQKYCITDGVGNFKRPTLEDIMRHRIVVVTLSISMELATLGLPKGLFTHIFLDEAAQAMECEAIMPLALANDSTRIVLAGDHMQMSPELFSAFAKERKLHISLLERLYDHYPSNFPCKILLCENYRAHEAIIRFTSELFYEQKLVASGKQPRHERFYPLTFFTTRGEDVQDKNSTAFYNNAEVYEVVERVSELRKRWPSAWGKLNDTSIGIMTPYADQVFRIRSELRKRRMGGISVERVLNVQGKQFRAVFLSTVRTRRTCMPQGSGPGVACAATIGDADTDYGFLSNSKLLNTAITRAQSLVAVVGDPVALCSIGRCRKVWERFIEICDEHKSLFGLTWSNLRSQLDGVELKRGYVLNPLAPEFVPRALQPEAYLRDQAALYLNGPQHGHGSHAPPGPPAHYANAAGMLGPGPAAAHQMNQMAAAMAANQQLSHMYSTHMAAMMAAAAAVSGGKSANGPVPGPPPHYGGGGHMGMRGPPPNGAPQPPHLRGMPGPGPPGPPPPGGPPPPPYGQYAAMQHWRPPIAPQQQPGVQGQGQGQPQNPNASLWGPPPQTNPWSVLPPNKQQQQPPSVAAPGRGPGPGPGSLQPPPPNANSTLPLRGGSVPPPPPNAPPAAQLLRNPSELGYLAKKTLYNHGQAPLPPPPHHLYGPPQQQQAPPPIQGMQRGSSVPNGPMSPMENGPPLPYLRHNGSGYNSYDKPLAPPQQQQQQQQQQPPFMYGAKQPSPSSLRFGPPSHDLLPPNVSIYEMAFNPKEEQYKWYLKLLETVGQEGANKFADMLRQVMATLQQQQQQQQAKIPPGPGPGLYAGHLAGGPPQAGGPGPGPGAHQPPPNSSANNLGGVTSNFMAGNPLLNDKPYNNLNMHINVGSNNAGVAGTNGLLSNGNSVPLYRRQALTGNGTGIGNSCNNMPGLDTSTNLIEALFHANNAVADHSVKSSDHVQGLLYNNFNALKGGHEMDLFQSMPLPVPHSEANNHHHQQQQASSAATTYAAVLSQGPQAASASSGVGVGQTQSQAQAAPTAKSSQAGIELLEKDPFAAIRELGQATTGFYNYFQ; this is encoded by the exons ATGGCTGCTGAAAAGGAGATGCTGGCCCACGACATGGTCCGAAGACGGAACTGGGCCCGAGCTGCGGCACTCTACGATCAGCTGATTTCCGCAGCTCCAGGATCAGCACAGTCGACGCGGGTGCAGAAGGATCAGCAGATTGCCTGCCTCTTAGGCCGCTGCGAGTgtctgctggagctgggcaaATACGAGGGCTGCCTGGCCGATGCCTACAAGGTGCTCACCCTGTTGGCCGAGCAGACAGAGTGCCTGGCCAGTGTCTCGCGTGCGCGTCGCTGGCTCGTCCATGCTTTGTTCAAGATGCACAAGTATGGG GATGCCGAGATCTTTTTGAGCAAGTGGATTAACGAGCTGAGCGGCCAGCAAATATTCTCGGACATATCCAAGACCCTGGAGCGCTACAAGTCCATCATCCAGATGATTATGAATGGTCAGCACAAGGCCCAGGCGCAGAAGATACCGCATGCCCGACTGGAGGATGAAATGGCCATACTGGACACCAAACTGGACCACTGGGCCACCAACAACCTGCCCCTGGACAAGTACAGCAAGCTGCTCAGCAACAAGGGTCTCAAGAAGcgcgaacagcagcagcagcaacaacatcagcagcagcaaaatggaacgggcagtggcagcggcagctatgcgagcagcagtagcaacagcagcactggcagcagcagcaccatttCTAGTTCCAACTCAAATCTGCACAAGACCAACGACCTGTTGGCGGCCATGAAGCTCACGGCTGGCAAGCACCAGCCGGCGTCGGCTGATGGACCCAGCCTTGATGCGGCATCCGGCGGGGATCAGGCGGCGCCCTCGACCACTTGCAGCTACTGCGCCATAAATTTCCTGACGAGAAATGAGCTGCGGCAGCACTGCCAGACCGAGGCCCATCAAAAGGTGATCATGAGCGATGAGG GACGAGACTGGAAATGGCGGCCGCCACCTCGTGGCTACACCCTGGACACGTACAGCCTCTGCGAGACGTTTAGCGATGCGCACACCTGCCACTACGGGGCACAGTGTGTGGAGGCGCACGGCCAGGACGAGCTGAATGAGTGGAAGGAGCGCTTCGAGTACCGCCGTATGCGGGTGCAAAAGGCCTGCGAGAAGGAGCTCTACGGCAAGTCGTACACGGAGCAGGTGTTGGAGCGGTGGATCCAGGCGACGGCGCCGGAGAGAGTGATGTGCGAGCGAGTGCCGGAGATAGATGCCAAGTGCGAGCAGCAGCTAGTGACCAGCATCAGCTCGAAGACCTCCAAGCGCGAGTGGCTTTTCCAGCTGGAGACGAAGCAGCCGCTCAAGGCGGTGGCATTGCTGCAGGATGCCCATCGTAATCACTTTGCGCTCAAGTCGATCAAGCTGGGCACGACCGAGGCCTCAGCCTCGGCTCAAGTGGAGCTCAAGTCTGACCAGGAgtgggtggcagcagcagcagccgcggccACCGCCATCGAAACACAGCCGACGGAAGGAGAAGAGGAGTCTCCACAGCCTGCTACACTGAACTACGAGGTAACCGTTGAATTTCGTACGGAAATCTACGGAACGTTTAGGCAGGCCATCTGCTTCGATGTGGGTCAGGAGCCGCTGCTGGTGAGGCACTTGTGCGTGGACGTGCTGCCTGTGAACGATGCGGAGAAGATCGAGGAGATCAAGCGTGATATAATAAACAGCTCGGCCACCCGCTGGGACGTGGCCAACACCCAGCTGACGCGCTTCGAGACCACCATCGGTACCCACCTGAAAACCGAGGCGTATCTAAGCGATCTTGACCACGAGCGGGAGCTGCTCGAGCGCTATCCTTGTCCCCTGGCGGCCACCTTTACCCTCACCCAATCCACGATCGTTGAGAAGCGTCTGACTCAGAACAACTATCGGTCCCGCATCCACGAGCTGCTCTACGTAGAGGAGATTGCCCGCTACGAGCAGATAGCTCGCTACAATGTCCGCACGCGGCTAACAGTGGCCTCCAACTACATTCTGACTCCCGCGGGTATGGCCACAAGCACGGCCAAGTACTCGCTAGCTGGGGAACTGTTTGCCCTGATGCGGCTGGGCAAGGATATATCGGAGGACACTTCGCCGGGACGCCTGATCCtctccaactgcagcagcgtgTACATCTCGGCTCCGGAGGATGCCGGAAGAAGACCTTCGACTTCCTCCgtctccgcctctgcctctgcctccgcctttGATCAGACGCGACCCGTGTACGAGGCCCTCATCGAGGACAAAGGCAAGAACGTGATCTACTTAAAGCTGTCGGCCAAGTGCGTAGAGGCCATGGCCTTGCAGGCTGACACAGAGCTGGACGTGGATATCCAGTTCCAGCTTAACCGCATGCCCTACTGTGAGTGGCACAACGCCGTCGACAAGATCACCGACTTCCGCCTGATCTTCCCTGCCACGGAGCTGGAGCCTAACATCCCATGGACTCCCAAGAAACAGTGGGCCGATGCGTGCGAGCCCAAGCTGAATGCCAAGCAGCGGGAGGCCGTCAATGCCATCACCACGGCGCTGAGCATCAAGCTGCCGCCGATCCTGCTGATCGGACCCTTTGGCACGGGCAAAACCTACACGCTGGCGCAGGCcatcaagcagctgctggcccagcCGGAGGCCAAGATACTCATCTGCACGCACTCCAACTCAGCGGCGGATCTGTACATTAAGGAGTACCTGCACCCGTGGATTGAGGAGGGTCTCGAGGAGGCCACACCGCTGCGAGTCTACTACCACAAGCGCTGGTCCGCGACAGTTAATGGCGTTGTCCAGAAGTACTGCATCACGGACGGCGTCGGGAACTTCAAGCGTCCCACGCTAGAGGACATCATGCGGCATCGCATTGTGGTCGTGACGCTCAGCATCAGTATGGAGCTGGCTACGCTGGGGCTCCCCAAGGGCCTGTTCACACACATCTTCCTGGACGAGGCGGCCCAGGCCATGGAGTGCGAAGCCATTATGccgctggccctggccaacgACTCCACGCGCATCGTCCTGGCCGGAGACCACATGCAGATGAGCCCCGAGCTGTTCTCAGCCTTCGCCAAGGAGCGTAAGCTCCACATCTCACTGCTGGAGCGACTCTACGACCACTACCCATCGAATTTCCCCTGCAAGATCCTGTTATGCGAGAACTACCGCGCCCACGAGGCCATCATCCGCTTCACCTCGGAGCTCTTCTATGAGCAGAAGCTGGTGGCGTCCGGCAAACAGCCGCGCCATGAGCGCTTCTACCCGCTCACCTTCTTCACCACGCGGGGCGAGGATGTGCAGGACAAGAATTCGACGGCCTTCTACAACAATGCCGAGGTATACGAGGTCGTCGAGCGGGTCTCCGAGCTACGGAAGCGCTGGCCTAGCGCCTGGGGCAAACTCAACGACACCAGCATCGGCATTATGACTCCCTATGCAGACCAAGTGTTTCGCATCCGCTCGGAGTTGCGCAAGCGTCGCATGGGCGGCATCTCTGTGGAGCGCGTGCTCAATGTCCAGGGAAAACAGTTCCGTGCCGTCTTCCTGTCTACGGTGCGGACTAGGCGCACCTGCATGCCGCAGGGAAGCGGACCTGGAGTTGCCTGTGCCGCCACCATCGGAGACGCCGACACGGACTACGGTTTCCTGAGCAACTCAAAGCTGCTGAACACGGCCATCACCCGCGCCCAGTCGCTCGTGGCGGTCGTGGGCGACCCCGTGGCCCTCTGCTCGATCGGACGCTGCCGCAAGGTCTGGGAGCGCTTCATCGAGATCTGTGACGAGCACAAGTCTCTGTTTGGTCTGACCTGGTCGAACCTGCGCTCCCAGCTAGACGGGGTGGAGCTGAAGCGCGGCTACGTGCTAAATCCCTTGGCTCCGGAGTTCGTTCCACGCGCCCTGCAGCCAGAGGCCTATTTGCGGGACCAGGCGGCCCTCTATCTAAACGGACCGCAGCACGGACACGGAAGCCACGCGCCTCCGGGTCCCCCGGCCCACTATGCTAACGCAGCAGGAATGCTCGGACCTGGGCCAGCGGCTGCTCATCAGATGAACCAGATGGCCGCTGCTATGGCTGCCAACCAGCAGCTCTCGCACATGTACTCCACCCACATGGCAGCCATGATGGCCGCGGCAGCCGCCGTGAGCGGGGGAAAATCTGCCAACGGCCCAGTCCCGGGTCCACCTCCTCACTACGGTGGTGGGGGACACATGGGAATGCGAGGACCTCCACCCAATGGGGCGCCACAACCGCCCCATCTGCGGGGAATGCCCGGTCCCGGACCGCCGGGACCTCCTCCGCCAGGTGGACCTCCACCGCCACCCTATGGTCAGTATGCAGCAATGCAGCACTGGCGTCCACCCATTGcaccgcaacagcagccgggCGTGCAGGGGCAAGGACAAGGGCAGCCCCAGAATCCCAATGCCAGTCTCTGGGGTCCGCCGCCGCAGACGAATCCTTGGAGCGTGCTGCCTCcgaacaagcagcagcagcaaccgccaTCGGTAGCTGCTCCTGGAcgaggaccaggaccaggtcCGGGATCCCTACAACCGCCCCCACCCAATGCGAATTCCACGCTGCCGTTGCGGGGCGGAAGCgtaccgccaccgccacccaatGCTCCGCCCGCTGCCCAGCTGCTACGCAACCCCAGCGAACTGGGatatttggccaaaaagacACTCTACAACCATGGCCAGGCGCCCCTCCCGCCTCCGCCCCACCACCTGTACGGTccaccgcaacagcagcaagcgccGCCACCAATTCAGGGCATGCAAAGGGGTAGCAGCGTACCCAACGGGCCAATGAGTCCCATGGAGAACGGACCGCCGCTGCCATATCTGAGGCACAATGGCAGCGGATACAACAGCTACGACAAACCGTTGGCtccgccccagcagcagcagcagcagcaacagcagcaaccgccgTTCATGTATGGAGCAAAGCAGCCATCTCCGAGTTCTTTGCGCTTTGGCCCTCCCTCGCACGACCTGCTGCCGCCGAATGTAAGCATCTATGAGATGGCCTTTAACCCCAAGGAGGAGCAGTACAAGTGGTACCTCAAGCTACTCGAGACTGTCGGGCAGGAGGGGGCCAACAAGTTCGCGGACATGCTGCGTCAGGTGATGGCTacccttcagcag cagcaacagcagcagcaggcgaagaTACCACCTGGTCCAGGACCGGGTCTGTATGCGGGTCATCTAGCTGGCGGGCCGCCACAGGCAGGAGGACCAGGCCCTGGACCTGGAGCACATCAGCCTCCGCCCAATAGTAGCGCCAACAACTTAGGAGGCGTCACTTCGAACTTTATGG CTGGCAATCCTCTGCTAAATGACAAGCCATACAACAACCTGAACATGCATATTAACGTGGGATCGAACAACGCTGGAGTTGCCGGCACCAATGGACTGTTGAGCAATGGAAACTCAGTTCCGCTTTACCGACGTCAGGCCCTGACCGGgaatggcactggcattggaaacagctgcaacaacatgCCCGGACTGGACACGAGTACCAATCTAATTGAGGCCCTGTTCCACGCAAACAACGCTGTGGCGGATCACTCCGTGAAGTCTTCCGACCATGTGCAAGGCTTGCTGtacaacaattttaatgcgcTAAAAGGCGGGCACGAAATGGACCTGTTCCAGTCCAtgccgctgccagtgccacactCGGAGGCCAACAAccatcatcaccagcagcagcaggcctcTTCCGCAGCCACCACCTATGCGGCGGTGTTGAGTCAGGGCCCACAGGCGGCATCGGCGTCTAGTGGAGTGGGAGTAGGGCAGACGCAGTCGCAGGCGCAGGCCGCTCCTACGGCTAAATCTTCGCAGGCGGGCAtcgagctgctggagaaggaTCCCTTCGCCGCCATACGGGAGCTGGGCCAGGCCACAACTGGATTCTACAACTATTTTCAGTGA